A genomic stretch from Setaria viridis chromosome 1, Setaria_viridis_v4.0, whole genome shotgun sequence includes:
- the LOC117841551 gene encoding FT-interacting protein 3, with product MAKAEKLVVEVVAAHNLMPKDGQGSSSAYVEVEFDHQKRRTRARLKELNPVWNERLVFPVADPDDLPYRAIDVGVYNDRAAPGAGAAGPHGRNFLGKVRVPAAGVPAPGEEVVPQLFTLEKRSLFSHIRGEITLKIYRINSGDVVVKSKPDKPAKAVVAGPEVVAAPTVTGPKKQPQPQHQHQHPVVTVQPPPPQPEPPMDIMPQPAPMVMKPVMHADPYPVPAMFSGPGDFSLKETRPRLGGGAVADKASATYDLVEQVEYLYVRVVRARGVPMVGEAVAEVKLGNYRGVTPAVPSHSWDQVFAFSKETIQSSFVEVYVRARGSDDHVGRVWFDLAEVPHRAPPDSTLAPQWYNMEDRKGQRGGAEVMVAVWFGTQADEAFAEAWHSKAAGVHGNGPLGSIKSKVYVAPKLWYLRISIIEAQDLFPADKGPLAIGRFPELFVRAQVGNQIMRTRPAPMVSTRGPSSPFWNEDLMFVVAEPFEEFLVLSVEDRVSPGRDELLGRLVVPVSTIERRWDWKPVVSRWFGLDRGTGGGNVSGSNVHRFGSRRMHLRLSLDGGYHVLDEATAYSSDLQPTAKQLWKPHVGVLELGVLGATGLIPMKTRDGRGATADAYCVAKYGQKWIRTRTVVDSLCPRWNEQYTWEVFDPCTVITVGVFDNCHVDKPASGNTTVAVHDNCIGKVRIRLSTLETDRVYTHAYPLLMLHPSGIKKMGELHLAVRFCCGNVGNMFHAYVRPLLPKMHYAEPLLVRQVETLRFQATNVVAARLGRAEPPLGKEVVEYMLDHRLHLWSMRRSKANFFRLVNVLSGPITIGKWFELVCSWQRPVHSCLAVFTFLVFVTMPELILPTAFLAMAFTGLWRYRVRPRNPPHMEMRLSHADGATADELDEEFDTFPSSRGDVVRFRYDRLRSVAGRVQTVVGDIATQGERMQGLLSWRDPRATLLFSIACVLAAVIAYCVPMKVMIGLWGLYAMRPPRFRSRMPSPLMNFFRRLPSRADILL from the coding sequence ATGGCTAAGGCGGAGaagctggtggtggaggtggtggcggcgcacaACCTCATGCCCAAGGATGGCCAGGGCTCCTCGTCGGCGTACGTCGAGGTGGAGTTCGACCACCAGAAGCGACGCACGCGGGCCAGGCTCAAGGAGCTCAACCCCGTCTGGAACGAGCGCCTCGTTTTCCCCGTCGCCGACCCCGACGACCTCCCCTACCGCGCCATCGACGTCGGGGTCTACAACGACCGCGCCGCGCCcggggccggcgccgcgggCCCCCACGGCCGGAACTTCCTCGGCAAGGTGCGGGTCCCGGCAGCCGGCGTTCCAGCGCCCGGGGAGGAGGTCGTGCCGCAGCTCTTCACCCTCGAGAAGCGCAGCCTCTTCTCCCACATCCGCGGCGAGATCACCTTGAAGATCTACCGCATCAACTccggcgacgtcgtcgtcaagtCCAAGCCCGATAAGCCGGcgaaggcggtggtggctgggCCGGAGGTCGTGGCGGCGCCGACGGTGACTGGGCCCAAgaagcagccgcagccgcagcatcagcatcagcatccTGTGGTGACCgtgcagccaccgccgccgcagccggagcCGCCCATGGACATCATGCCGCAGCCGGCCCCGATGGTCATGAAGCCGGTAATGCACGCCGACCCGTACCCTGTCCCGGCTATGTTCTCCGGCCCCGGCGACTTCTCTTTGAAGGAGACGCGGCCCCgccttggcggcggcgcggtcgccgACAAGGCGAGCGCGACCTACGACCTGGTGGAGCAGGTGGAGTACCTCTACGTGCGCGtggtgcgcgcgcgcggcgtcccGATGGTCGGCGAGGCCGTCGCGGAGGTCAAGCTCGGGAACTACCGCGGCGTGACGCCGGCCGTCCCTTCGCACAGCTGGGACCAGGTGTTCGCCTTCTCCAAGGAGACCATCCAGTCGTCGTTTGTGGAGGTgtacgtgcgcgcgcgcggcagTGACGACCACGTCGGCCGCGTCTGGTTCGACCTCGCCGAGGTGCCTCATCGCGCGCCGCCGGACAGCACGCTCGCCCCGCAGTGGTACAACATGGAGGACCGCAAGGGCCAGCGTGGCGGCGCTGAGGTTATGGTCGCCGTCTGGTTCGGCACCCAGGCTGACGAGGCCTTTGCGGAGGCCTGGCACTCCAAGGCCGCCGGCGTCCATGGCAATGGGCCACTAGGCTCCATCAAGTCCAAGGTGTACGTCGCGCCCAAGCTCTGGTACCTTCGTATCTCCATCATTGAGGCGCAGGACTTGTTCCCGGCGGATAAGGGGCCATTGGCGATTGGTCGATTCCCGGAGCTCTTCGTGCGTGCGCAGGTGGGGAACCAGATTATGCGCACACGGCCGGCGCCCATGGTGTCGACACGGGGACCATCCAGCCCCTTCTGGAATGAAGACCTGATGTTTGTGGTGGCAGAGCCATTTGAGGAGTTCTTGGTGCTGTCTGTTGAAGACCGAGTTTCACCAGGCCGTGATGAATTGCTTGGTCGCCTTGTTGTGCCAGTATCCACCATTGAAAGGCGGTGGGATTGGAAACCAGTGGTTTCCAGGTGGTTTGGGCTGGACCGTGGCACTGGTGGTGGCAATGTTTCTGGTAGTAATGTGCACAGGTTTGGGAGCCGCCGCATGCATCTCAGGCTAAGTCTTGATGGAGGCTACCATGTTCTGGATGAGGCTACAGCTTACAGCAGCGATCTCCAGCCTACAGCAAAACAGCTATGGAAACCACATGTTGGTGTGCTTGAGCTTGGTGTTCTTGGTGCTACTGGCCTAATTCCAATGAAGACCCGGGATGGCAGGGGTGCGACTGCAGATGCATATTGTGTTGCAAAGTATGGCCAGAAGTGGATCCGCACACGCACTGTTGTTGACTCTTTGTGCCCTCGGTGGAACGAGCAGTACACATGGGAGGTGTTTGACCCCTGCACTGTCATCACTGTTGGTGTGTTTGACAACTGCCATGTCGACAAGCCTGCATCAGGGAATACTACGGTGGCTGTCCATGATAATTGCATTGGTAAAGTTCGCATTCGGCTTTCAACATTGGAGACTGATAGGGTGTATACCCATGCCTACCCTCTGCTTATGCTGCATCCATCCGGGATCAAGAAGATGGGGGAGCTTCACCTAGCTGTGCGTTTCTGCTGTGGCAATGTTGGCAACATGTTCCATGCCTATGTGCGCCCATTGCTTCCAAAGATGCACTATGCTGAGCCACTGCTTGTGCGCCAGGTTGAGACTCTTCGGTTCCAGGCTACCAACGTGGTAGCGGCCCGCCTTGGCCGTGCTGAACCACCGCTTGGCAAGGAGGTTGTTGAGTACATGCTTGACCACCGATTGCATCTGTGGAGCATGCGCCGCAGCAAAGCAAACTTCTTCCGTCTTGTCAATGTGCTCTCTGGTCCTATTACCATAGGCAAGTGGTTTGAGCTTGTCTGCTCTTGGCAGCGCCCGGTGCATTCTTGCCTTGCTGTGTTCACATTCCTGGTATTTGTCACAATGCCAGAGCTGATTCTTCCAACAGCCTTTCTGGCCATGGCATTCACTGGCCTCTGGAGGTACCGAGTCCGTCCAAGGAACCCGCCTCACATGGAGATGAGGCTGTCTCATGCAGACGGAGCTACTGCAGATGAGCTTGATGAGGAGTTTGACACGTTCCCTTCGAGCCGTGGAGATGTCGTGCGCTTCAGGTATGACCGCCTCCGCAGTGTGGCTGGGAGGGTGCAGACGGTGGTTGGTGATATTGCAACACAGGGTGAGAGGATGCAGGGCCTGCTCAGCTGGCGTGACCCGAGGGCGACACTTCTTTTCTCCATTGCATGTGTCCTTGCTGCTGTGATTGCTTATTGTGTGCCTATGAAGGTGATGATTGGGCTCTGGGGCTTGTACGCCATGCGGCCGCCAAGATTCAGAAGCAGGATGCCATCTCCACTGATGAACTTCTTCCGAAGGCTTCCTTCAAGGGCTGACATCCTGCTCTGA